GCGTTCGGTCCCAGCGGCTTCCGTCGCGAGGCGTTCTACCCCTGCTACGGCCTGGCGGAAGGGACGCTCATCGTCTCCGGAGGCGAGAAGTCGGCTCCGCCGGTGTCGGTGACGATTTCGGGTGGAGCGCTGGAGCGGCACCGCGCGGAGGAAGTGGGCGCGGCGGAGCCGGGTGCCCGGACGCTGGTGGGGTGTGGCCGGACGCTGGCGGAGCAGCGCATCGCCATCGTGGATCCGGAGACGCTGGAGCGGCGCGCGGCCGGCGAGGTGGGCGAGGTCTGGGTGTCGGGGCCGAGCGTCGCCCAGGGGTACTGGGGCCGTGAGGACGCGACGCGCGAGACGTTCCAGGCGCGCATCGCCCGGGAGGACGGCGGGCCGTATCTGCGCACGGGTGACCTGGGCTTCCTGCGGCCGGATGGCGAGCTGTACGTCACCGGGCGGCGCAAGGACCTCATCATCCTGCGTGGCCGCAACCACTACCCCCAGGACCTGGAGGCGACGGTGGAGGCGGCGCACGCGGCGCTGCGGCCCGGTGGTGGCGCGGTGTTCGCGGTGGAGGTGGCGGGCGAGGAGCGCGCGGTCGTCGTGCAGGAGATCGACGTCCGGCGGCTGGGGGACCTGCGGAAGCAGTTCGCGGCGGCGGACGCGGCGGTGGGCGCCATCCGGCAGCGGCTGGCGGAGTCGCACGAGGTGCAGGCGCACGCGGTGGTGCTCATCGAGCCGGGCAGCCTGCCCAAGACGTCCAGTGGCAAGGTGCAGCGGCACGCGTGCCGTACGGGGTTCCTGACCGCGACGTTGCAGGAGGTGATGGCGTGGCGGGAGGAGCCGCCCGAGCCTCCGGCAGGAGGGAACGGCCCGGCGGGTTCCGAAGGGGGGCCGTCCGGAGCAGGAGGTTCCTCTGCTTCGAGCACGGGCAATGCAGCGACGGGGCCTGCGGCGTCAGCCGGTTCGAATGCCTCCGTGGGATTGGCCGCGAAGCCGGACGCGGAGGCGCTGGTGGCGTGGCTTCGCGACATCGTGGCCCGGCACGTGCGCATGCGCCGCGAGGAGATCGACGTCGAGGCGCCGGTCACGCGCTTCGGACTGGATTCATTGGGCGCGGTGGAGCTGGCCCATGAGGTGGGGACGGGCACGGGGCTGACGGTGCCGATGGAGTGGTTGCTCCAGGGGCCGAGCATCACGTCCCTGGCTCGGCAGTTGCTCTCGCTGCGTGCTGCATCTGGACCTGTGTCCAGCACGCTGCGTCGCCGGGACGTCGAGGGTGCCCGGGCCGTGTCGTTTGCCCAGGCCCGGCTGTGGTTCCTCGACAGGTACGCGCCGGGGGACGTGGCGTACAACCTGCCCGCGGCGGTGCGGCTGGAAGGTGAGCTGGACGTGGCCGCGCTGGAGGGCAGCCTCACGGCGCTCGCGGCGCGCCATGACGCGCTGAGGACCTCCTTCGGGGAGCAGGACGGACGGCCCCTCCAGCTCATCTCGAAGGACGCGGTGCTGCCGCTGGCGCGAGTGTCGCTGATGGCCCTGCCGGTGGAGGCCCGCGAGGCGGAAGCCTCCCGGTTGGCCCATGAAGAGGCCCGCCGCCCGTTCGACCTGACGCGCGGCCCGCTGGTGCGCGCCACGCTGCTGACGCTGGAGGAGCGCACGCACGTGCTGGTGCTCGTCATGCACCACGCCGTGTCGGACGGCACGTCCATGGCGGTGCTGGTGCGTGAGGTGTCCGCCCTCTACGCGGCGCTGCGCGAGGGCCGGCCTTCTCCTCTGCCCGCGCTGCCGCTGGGATACGCCGACTACGCGGAGTGGCAGCGGGAGTGGCTGGATGGCGCCGCGCTGACGTCGCAACTGGACTACTGGCGCAAGCAGCTTTCAGGTGCACCCCGGTTGCTGGAGCTGGCCACGGACCGGCCGCGTCCCGCCGAGCGTGGGACGCAGGGCGCTCGGGTGCCGGTGGTGCTGGACTCCCGACTGGCCGAAGCGGTGCGAAAGCTGGCGGTGCGCGAGGGCGTCACGCCCTTCATGGTGCTGCTGGCGGGCTTCCAGGCGGTGCTCGCTCGCCGCGCGGGGCAGGACGACGTCAGCGTGGGCACGGCCATCGCGGGCCGGAACCGCGCGGAGCTCCAGGGGCTGGTGGGCTTCTTCGTCAACACGCTGGTGATGCGCACGCGGCTGTCCGGCGCGCCCACCTTCCGGGAGCTGCTGGGCCGGGTGCGCGCGACGGCGATGGGCGCGTACGCGCACCAGGACGTGCCCTTCGAGAAGCTGGTGGAAGCGCTGCAACCCACGCGCGAGCGCGGGCACACGCCCCTCTTCCAGGTGATGTTCATCCTCCAGGGCGCGCAGGTGGGCGCCCCGGTGTTGCCGGGCCTCCAGTCGCGGCTGGTGGAAGTACACCCCGGCACGGCGATGTTCGACCTGACGCTCTCGCTCGCCGAGTCCCCCCGGGGCTTCGAGGGCTGGCTGGAGTACGCCACTGACCTCTTCGACGCGGACACCGTGGCCCGCCTCGCCGGGCACCTGCGCGTGCTGCTGGAGGCCGCGGTCGCGGACCCTTCACGCACCGTGGACGCGCTGCCGTGGTTGGACGCCTCGGAAGCGGAACACCTGCGGGCATTGTCGCGCGGTGAGGACACTGCCTTCCCGGCGGATGCCACCGTGGCGTCGCGGTTCGCGGCGCAGGTCGCCCGCACTCCGGATGCCGTGGCGCTCGTCGTCGGAGAGACGCGGCTGACGTACCGCGAGCTGCACCAGCGAGCGCGGGCCCTGGCGCATGCGCTGCGGAGTCGCGGCGTGGGGCCGGAGTCCGTCGTGGGCCTCTGCGTGGACCGCACGGTGGAGCTGGCCGTGGGGCTGCTCGGCATCCTGGAGGCGGGAGCGGCCTACCTGCCGCTGGATCCGGCGTACCCGGCGCAGCGGCTCGCCGCGATGTGGGAGGACTCGGGAGCGAAGGTCCTCGTGAGCCCGCGCCGCCTGGAGGGCGTGCTCCCTGTTCCTTCGGAGCGGCGCCTCTTCCTGGACGACGCGACGGAAGGGGACTTCACGGAGCCGTCGCGTGACGCGCGGACGCTCGCTTACGTCCTCTACACGTCCGGTTCGACGGGGCGGCCCAAGGGTGTGGGCGTGCCGCACCGGACGGTGATGAACTTCTTCCGCGCGATGGATGCGCACGTCTCGCCGTGCCCGGGCACGTGGCTGGCGATGACGAGCATCTCCTTCGACATCTCCGTGCTGGAGCTGCTCTGGTCCTGGACGCGCGGCTTCCAGGTGGTGCTCGCGCCGACGGGCCTGGAGCCCGCCGCGCTCGCGGAGACACTGGAGCGTCACGCCGTCACCCACTTCCAGTGCACGCCGTCCTACGCGCGCGCCCTCGTGGAGGAGCCCCGCGCGCTGCATGCGCTGGGAAGTCTGCGGCAGTTGCTCGTGGGCGGAGAAGCGCTCCCGGGCGGCCTTGCCGCACGCCTGCGGGCACGCGTTCCAGTATTGCTCAACATGTATGGACCCACCGAGACAACGGTGTGGTCCTCGACGCATCGCGTGGAGACTGACACCGGCGGGACGGTGTCGTTGGGCCGGCCGCTGGCGAACACCGGCCTCTACATCCTGGACGCGCGCCTGCACCCGGTGCCGGTCGGTGTCCCGGGTGAGTTGTTCATCGGTGGTGACGGCGTGGTGCGCGGCTACCTGGGCCGCGCGGACCTGACGGCGGAGCGCTTCGTGCCGGACGCGTTCCGCGACGAGCCGGGCGCGCGGATGTACCGCACGGGAGACCGGGCGCGCTGGCTCGCGGATGGGACGCTGGAGTTCCTGGGCCGCGTGGACCACCAGGTGAAGGTCCGCGGCTTCCGCATCGAGCCGGGCGAAGTGGAAGCGGCGCTCTCGAGGCACGAGGGTGTGGCGGCCTCGGTGGTGGTCGCGCGCGAGGACGTGCCAGGGGACACGCGGCTGGTGGCCTACGTCGTCGCGAAGCCGGGCCAGGCGCTGGACGAGGCCGCGCTCCGCGAGCATGCGCGGCGCCAGCTGCCGGAGTCGATGGTGCCGTCCGCCGTGATGGTGCTGGAGGCACTGCCCCTCACGCCCAACGGCAAGGTGGATCGCAAGGAGCTGCCGGCGCCGGAGCTGCCCCGTTCGGAGCACCGCTTCGTCGCGCCCGTGACGCCAACGGAGCAGGTGCTGGCGGGGCTGTGGAGCCGGCTGCTGCGCGTGGAGCCGGTGGGACTGCACGATGACTTCTTCGCGCTCGGTGGGCACTCGCTGCTCGCCACGCGCTTGCTGTCCGCCGTCCGGGGCGCCTTCGGCGTGGAGTTGCCGGTGCGCGCGCTGTTCGACGCGTCCACGCTGGCGGCGCTGGCGGCCCGCATCGACGCCGTCCGCCTGGAGCAGGCGGGGACGCTGGCGCCCGCGCTGGAGCCGGTGTCCCGCGAGGGCGCGCTCGTGCCGTCCTTCGCGCAGCAGCGGCTGTGGTTCCTGGAGCAGCTGGAGCCGGGCAACCCCGCGTACCACATCCCCGCGGCCGTCGAACTGGACGGCGAGCTGGACGTGGCCGCGCTCAAGCACGCCTTCGAGGTCCTGGTCCAGCGGCACGAATCGCTGCGCACGTCGCTGGTGGCTCCGGAGGGACAGCCCTTCCAGGTGGTGGCGAAGTCGGCCCCGGTGCCCTTTGTCGGCGTGGATCTGTCCGCGCTCGACGGCGAGGGCGTGGACGCGGAGCTGCGGCGCCTGATGGCGGAGGAGGCGCGCAAGCCCTTCGACCTTTCGCGAGGGCCGCTGCTGCGGCTCACGCTGGTGCGGTGCGCGCCCACGCGGCACGTGCTGCTCCTGACCCTGCATCACGTCGTCTCCGACGGCGGTTCGATGCTGGTGCTCGTGCGCGAAGTGGCCGCGCTCTACGAGGCCCGGCTGTCGGGCCGCCCGTCGCCGCTTCCGGCGCTGTCCCTTCAGCCCGTGGATCACGCCGCGTGGCAGCGTTCCTGGCTCCAGGGCGATGTGCTCGATGCGCAGCTCGCCTGGTGGCGCGGGCATCTCGAGGGCGCGCCGCACGTGCTGGCGCTGCCAACGGATCGTCCCCGCCCGGTGGTCCAGACGGCGGCGGGCGCGACCCTTCCGGTGCGCCTGACGCCCGAGCTGTCGGACGCCGTGCGGGCGCTCGCACGCCGCGAGGGCGTGACCCCCTTCATGGTGCTGCTCGCCGCGTGGCAGACGCTGCTGGCGCGCCACGCCGGGCAGGACGACGTGCTCGTGGGCACGCCCGTCGCGGGACGTGACCGCGCGGAGCTGGAAGGGCTCATCGGCCTTTTCGTGAACACGCTCGTGCTGCGCGCGCGGCTGGGCGAGAACCCGTCGTTCCGCGAGCTGCTCCAGCAGGTGCGCGAGACGACGCTGGGCGCCTACGCGCACCAGGCGGTGCCGTTCGAGAAGCTGGTGGACGCGGTGCAGCCCCAGCGCGACCTGGGTCGCTCGCCGCTGTTCCAGGTGATGCTGGCGCTACAGGAGGATCCGCTGCCGGAGCTGCGGCTGCCCGGACTGGCGCTGCGGATGCTGGAGGCGGAGGGCGCGGGCGCGCAGTTCGACCTGAAGCTGTCGCTCACCGACGCGGCGACCGGTTTCGCGGGAACGCTGGAGTACAACACCGACCTGTTCGACGCGGCGACGGTGGCGCGGTGGGTGGAGCACCTGGACGTGCTCGTGGCGGGAGCGGTGGCCCACCCGGAGACCCGGGTGAAGGAACTGCCGCTGATGGCGGAAGCAGAGCAGCGGCGGCTGCTGGTGGACTGGAACGCCACCGCGCGCGACTACCCGCTGGAGGGCACGCTGCACGGCCTGGTGGAAGCGCAGGTGGCGCGCACGCCGGACGCCGTCGCGGTGGACTTCGAGGGCGCCCGGCTGACGTACCGGGAGCTGGACGGCCGGGCCAACCAGCTCGCGCGGGCGCTGCGGGCTCGCGGCGTGGGGCCGGAAGTGCGCGTGGGCGTGTGCGCGGAGCGCTCGCTGGAGTTGGTGATCGCGCTGCTGGGGGTGCTCAAGGCGGGCGGCGCATACGTGCCCATCGATCCGTCGGCACCGGCGGACCGGCTGACGTACCAGGTGGAGGACTCGGCGGTCGCGGTGTTGCTGACGCAGCGGCACCTGCGGCCGCTGCTGTCGGTGGGGAGCACGCCGGTGCTGTGCCTGGACGCGGACTGGCCCCAGGTGGCGATCCTGTCGCCGGAGCCGGTGGTGTCGGGCGTGGGCGCGGAGCACCTGGCCTACGTCATCTACACGTCGGGCAGCACGGGGCGTCCGAAGGGCGCGATGAACACCCACGCGGGCATCCGCAACCGGTTGTTCTGGATGCAGGAAGCCTACGGGTTGGAGCCCCGCGACGTGGTGTTGCAGAAGACGCCGTTCAGCTTCGACGTGTCGGTGTGGGAGTTCTTCTGGCCGCTGATGACGGGAGCGCGGCTGGTGGTGGCGAAGCCCGGAGGGCACCAGGACGCCGCCTACCTGGTGGACGTGATGGCGCGCGAAGGCGTAACGACGTTGCACTTCGTGCCGTCCATGCTCCAGGTGTTCCTGGAGGAGCCGGGGCTGGAGCGCTGCACGGCGCTCCGCCGCGTGGTGTGCAGCGGTGAGGCGCTGCCGCTGGACCTGAAGGATCGCTGCCTGGACCGGCTGGGCGTCCCGCTCCACAACCTCTACGGCCCCACGGAGGCCGCGGTGGACGTGACGGCCTGGACCTGCGAGCGCCATGACGGACGGCGCTCGGTGCCCATCGGCAGGCCGGTGGCGAACACGCGGATCCACGTCCTGGACGCGTCACTGCGGCCGGTGCCGGTGGGCATCGCGGGAGAGCTCTACATCGGAGGCGTGCAGGTGGGCCGGGGATACCTGGGCCGTCCCGCGCTGACGGCGGAGCGGTTCATCCCGGATCCCTACGGGCCCCGGGGCGCAAGGCTCTACCGGACGGGAGACCAGGCACGAGTCCTCGCCGACGGCAGCATCGAGTACCTGGGCCGCCTGGACTTCCAGGTGAAGGTGCGCGGCTTCCGTATCGAGTTGGGCGAAGTGGAGTCCGCGCTGGCCCAGTGCGACGGTGTGCGCGAGAGCGTGGTGGTGGTGCGCGAGGATGTGCCCGGCACCAAGAGGCTGGTGGCCTACGTGGTGGGCCAGGGCGTGACGGCGGAAGGTTTGCGCGAAGCGCTGAAGGCCCGGCTGCCGGAGTACATGGTGCCCGCGGCCTTCGTGGTGCTGGACGCGCTGCCGCTGTCACCCAATGGCAAGGTGGATCGCAAGGCGCTGCCGAAGCCGGAAGCAACGGCTGAAGCGTCGGAAGCCTACGAAGCCCCGAGGACGCGCACGGAAGAGATGCTGGCGTCGGTGTGGGCGCGAGTGCTGGGCGTGAAGCGGGTGGGGGTGAAGGAGAACTTCTTCGCGCTGGGCGGCGACTCCATCCTGAGCATCCAGGTGGTGGCGAAGGCGGGGCAGGCAGGGCTGAAGGTGACGCCGAAGCAGCTCTTCC
The genomic region above belongs to Corallococcus caeni and contains:
- a CDS encoding amino acid adenylation domain-containing protein; this encodes MLLASHASSIATLLDLLDARVQGAAEARLYTFLDEGEEGALTYAGLASRARAIAVAVAEHARAGDRVVLLYPPGLEYVAGFFGCLSAGAVAVPAYPPDPSRLERTLPRLRAIIQDARATVVLTTSFVLSMAEFLFEQAPELRDVKWLATDALSPDEASAWRAPAVTADTLAFLQYTSGSTGTPKGVMLTHGNLLHNLSLIHGAFQARADSVGVIWLPPYHDMGLIGGILEPLYGGFHTALMSPLSFLKRPMAWLEAVSRFGGTISGGPNFAFDLCVRKSTPEQRQALDLSRWEVAFCGAEPIRPETLERFMEAFGPSGFRREAFYPCYGLAEGTLIVSGGEKSAPPVSVTISGGALERHRAEEVGAAEPGARTLVGCGRTLAEQRIAIVDPETLERRAAGEVGEVWVSGPSVAQGYWGREDATRETFQARIAREDGGPYLRTGDLGFLRPDGELYVTGRRKDLIILRGRNHYPQDLEATVEAAHAALRPGGGAVFAVEVAGEERAVVVQEIDVRRLGDLRKQFAAADAAVGAIRQRLAESHEVQAHAVVLIEPGSLPKTSSGKVQRHACRTGFLTATLQEVMAWREEPPEPPAGGNGPAGSEGGPSGAGGSSASSTGNAATGPAASAGSNASVGLAAKPDAEALVAWLRDIVARHVRMRREEIDVEAPVTRFGLDSLGAVELAHEVGTGTGLTVPMEWLLQGPSITSLARQLLSLRAASGPVSSTLRRRDVEGARAVSFAQARLWFLDRYAPGDVAYNLPAAVRLEGELDVAALEGSLTALAARHDALRTSFGEQDGRPLQLISKDAVLPLARVSLMALPVEAREAEASRLAHEEARRPFDLTRGPLVRATLLTLEERTHVLVLVMHHAVSDGTSMAVLVREVSALYAALREGRPSPLPALPLGYADYAEWQREWLDGAALTSQLDYWRKQLSGAPRLLELATDRPRPAERGTQGARVPVVLDSRLAEAVRKLAVREGVTPFMVLLAGFQAVLARRAGQDDVSVGTAIAGRNRAELQGLVGFFVNTLVMRTRLSGAPTFRELLGRVRATAMGAYAHQDVPFEKLVEALQPTRERGHTPLFQVMFILQGAQVGAPVLPGLQSRLVEVHPGTAMFDLTLSLAESPRGFEGWLEYATDLFDADTVARLAGHLRVLLEAAVADPSRTVDALPWLDASEAEHLRALSRGEDTAFPADATVASRFAAQVARTPDAVALVVGETRLTYRELHQRARALAHALRSRGVGPESVVGLCVDRTVELAVGLLGILEAGAAYLPLDPAYPAQRLAAMWEDSGAKVLVSPRRLEGVLPVPSERRLFLDDATEGDFTEPSRDARTLAYVLYTSGSTGRPKGVGVPHRTVMNFFRAMDAHVSPCPGTWLAMTSISFDISVLELLWSWTRGFQVVLAPTGLEPAALAETLERHAVTHFQCTPSYARALVEEPRALHALGSLRQLLVGGEALPGGLAARLRARVPVLLNMYGPTETTVWSSTHRVETDTGGTVSLGRPLANTGLYILDARLHPVPVGVPGELFIGGDGVVRGYLGRADLTAERFVPDAFRDEPGARMYRTGDRARWLADGTLEFLGRVDHQVKVRGFRIEPGEVEAALSRHEGVAASVVVAREDVPGDTRLVAYVVAKPGQALDEAALREHARRQLPESMVPSAVMVLEALPLTPNGKVDRKELPAPELPRSEHRFVAPVTPTEQVLAGLWSRLLRVEPVGLHDDFFALGGHSLLATRLLSAVRGAFGVELPVRALFDASTLAALAARIDAVRLEQAGTLAPALEPVSREGALVPSFAQQRLWFLEQLEPGNPAYHIPAAVELDGELDVAALKHAFEVLVQRHESLRTSLVAPEGQPFQVVAKSAPVPFVGVDLSALDGEGVDAELRRLMAEEARKPFDLSRGPLLRLTLVRCAPTRHVLLLTLHHVVSDGGSMLVLVREVAALYEARLSGRPSPLPALSLQPVDHAAWQRSWLQGDVLDAQLAWWRGHLEGAPHVLALPTDRPRPVVQTAAGATLPVRLTPELSDAVRALARREGVTPFMVLLAAWQTLLARHAGQDDVLVGTPVAGRDRAELEGLIGLFVNTLVLRARLGENPSFRELLQQVRETTLGAYAHQAVPFEKLVDAVQPQRDLGRSPLFQVMLALQEDPLPELRLPGLALRMLEAEGAGAQFDLKLSLTDAATGFAGTLEYNTDLFDAATVARWVEHLDVLVAGAVAHPETRVKELPLMAEAEQRRLLVDWNATARDYPLEGTLHGLVEAQVARTPDAVAVDFEGARLTYRELDGRANQLARALRARGVGPEVRVGVCAERSLELVIALLGVLKAGGAYVPIDPSAPADRLTYQVEDSAVAVLLTQRHLRPLLSVGSTPVLCLDADWPQVAILSPEPVVSGVGAEHLAYVIYTSGSTGRPKGAMNTHAGIRNRLFWMQEAYGLEPRDVVLQKTPFSFDVSVWEFFWPLMTGARLVVAKPGGHQDAAYLVDVMAREGVTTLHFVPSMLQVFLEEPGLERCTALRRVVCSGEALPLDLKDRCLDRLGVPLHNLYGPTEAAVDVTAWTCERHDGRRSVPIGRPVANTRIHVLDASLRPVPVGIAGELYIGGVQVGRGYLGRPALTAERFIPDPYGPRGARLYRTGDQARVLADGSIEYLGRLDFQVKVRGFRIELGEVESALAQCDGVRESVVVVREDVPGTKRLVAYVVGQGVTAEGLREALKARLPEYMVPAAFVVLDALPLSPNGKVDRKALPKPEATAEASEAYEAPRTRTEEMLASVWARVLGVKRVGVKENFFALGGDSILSIQVVAKAGQAGLKVTPKQLFQHPTVEQLAKVVEQGRGVVGEQGLVEGEAALTPIQRWFFERQLPQAHHFNQAVLLEAKEGVEAERLEETLKALVAHHDALRLRYEKGAAGWTQHHARVGPGPYLRRLVLSAKDSEQDSLAKAAKELQGSLRLDEGLLLRALLVERGEGKPSWLLLAVHHLAVDGVSWRVLLEDLGTAYTQLRSGMPAVLPAKTTSFQTWARKLEEYARGPELEKEAAWWLAQAREETSALPVDVSTAASAQDTAAANTVASARSVVVGLDAEETRTLLQEVPGAYRASVNEVLVSALARVLTKWTGLPRVRVEVEGHGREELFADADVTRTVGWFTSLYPVVLEVSKEGTAGDALRAVRDTLRAVPGKGVGYGLLRYQGPEAIAAKLKQAPRAPVAFNYLGQFDALASGTGGFTLAKESAGPTQGEGGQRSHVLEVNGLVVGGQLEVTWTYSEALHTKATVEALAREYTEALKALVAGRKTQDAAKYTPADFPLAKLDAKTLAKVQEVVGQQVEDVYPLSPMQQGMLFHALLSPKSGVYFEQLSWAFHAKLDVAALKRAWEELVARHAVLRTTLLWEGLEAPLQVVRREAALPWRELDWRGQTEAAQRQALDAYLEEDRAQGFSLTQGPLLRVALVRLDSHVHRLIWSFHHVILDGWSMALLLKQVFAIYQSLVSAHALPKLATGANYRDYIAWLQAQDAGRSEAFWRAELAGLHAPTPLPGATESFEHSPSGHAERSLSLSSRTTAALQSFARRQQLTLNTLVQAAWALVLSRHSGEQDVVFGVTVSGRPPELPGAEDAPGLFINTVPVRMRVEAESTVSTWLHHLQARHTESRSYEYDSLVRIQGLSQVPRGTPLFHSLFVFENYPLDASLAAQGNPLGIRDVRGVERSNYPLTASVIPGRELLLKLAYDTPRFEAEGIGRLLEQWRRAVEGLVAGETGRLWEVGVLSAEEKQRVLVEWNQTASDSPREASIVDVFAAQVARRPDAVALEAGEEQLTYAQLDGRANQLAHLLKAHGVGPESRVALCLERGVELVVALVAILKAGGAYVPLEADYPRERLAYMLKEAGARVLVTTRALGERLPTEGLDVVRLEEAREELSRQPKHAPASGVGSRNVAYVDFTSGSTGKPKGVCTEHGGVLRTVLKANYARWTEADTFLLLAPVSFDASTLEVWGPLLSGAKLVVYPPVPVGDVKELEGVLKRHGVTVLHLTAGLFTQMVDGNLEGLRGVKQLLTGGDVVSAPHVKRALETLGVTVTACYGPTEGTLFTSCHRMETVEDVGLVVPIGRPIGDTQVYVLDGQWQPVPVGVVGELYAAGDGLARGYLGQPGLTAQAFLPNPYGPAGSRMYRTGDLARWRADGVLEFQGRADTQVKVRGFRVELGEVEAALAQCEGVRECVVVAKGQGAGTKRLVAYVAGEGLDVA